A genomic window from Salvia hispanica cultivar TCC Black 2014 chromosome 5, UniMelb_Shisp_WGS_1.0, whole genome shotgun sequence includes:
- the LOC125186366 gene encoding uncharacterized protein LOC125186366 isoform X4, with the protein MPTMSDEGEKTCPLCAEEMDLTDQQLKPCKCGYEICVWCWHHIMDMAEKDETEGRCPACRTAYNKEKIVGTTAKCERLVSEMSVEKKVKSQKGKSKGLEGRKQLGSVRVIQRNLVYVVGLPLNFADDDLLQRREYFGQYGKVLKVSISRTATGTIQQFANSTCSVYITYSKEEEAVRCIQLVHGFALDGKPLRACFGTTKYCHAWLRNMPCSNPDCLYLHDIGSQDDSFTKDEVISEHTRSRIQQVTSSSISIQRRSGNVLPPPGDDYCNNNSSTSSVKPLAKTAINTNNSVTSSRNSPPSSSSGISAALPAGASWGVRPSGNQPLLTSTSSSSRPSNQKNDMCNGPAAFSKSAPSQVSSLHNDTGKKRVPNEGSTISLEKNKTETSGPVKKEANTDGSIVSDTSSTPAYITSVPLSSQLHSPPRTRSLLNTSNIVDSSASSNGLVSDKDLKDYIDNNMENVCSDVLSLSIQENQHSQNNNVEKIRESSVCETSGEDKSTTDVVHIANVQSDSRLGRPDEETKIDLPELDNDLLSFHSQRIKDPEIASSRTPEFFDALNLKRSDFISPAFDNANGLTGIGFNSQAVHRSGNLMVSSSNSPSVYLENTFSNGAENSNLSLRKEKMSQLARYETEVGSGVPAIDTGESSIISNILSLDFDSWDESVSSPQNLAKLIGETDRRQGSFGAPGSWKTQNSSQSRFSFAREEEAMSHFPEQSIDYHEQALKQHLFGHNFAGSNRFNVEKFVSTNGLPFSSGTEQDYFANNVSHYSSNKLPISRPHVSAPPGFSAPSRAAAPPGFTSHARTEQFFESHSGHAVEATSLLRNQYQTPPSGDTYSNGDIEFMDPAILAVGKGTFASGIDNMGLDIRSNFSPQFNAYDEARFQSILQRSFPPHHNQRFSDLGDNLSTLGDTHGIPSRVAEQTLTNNHSPFSQFNLQQYRNGATSNGQWDGWNESQSMNNLSIDELLRAERLRLSSNLYGGYEESKMRMPGWWRIKSSHMESRSQQKFQVRVL; encoded by the exons ATG CCAACCATGAGCGACGAAGGAGAGAAGACTTGCCCCCTCTGTGCTGAGGAGATGGATTTAACTGATCAGCAGTTGAAGCCTTGCAAGTGTGGCTATGAG ATTTGTGTTTGGTGTTGGCATCATATTATGGATATGGCTGAGAAAGATGAGACTGAAGGGCGCTGTCCAGCATGTCGTACTGCTTATAACAAAGAAAAGATTGTTGGAACCACTGCAAAATGTGAAAG ATTGGTGTCAGAGATGAGTGTGGAGAAAAAGGTAAAGTCACAGAAGGGAAAGAGCAAAGGCTTGGAAGGACGGAAGCAACTTGGCAGTGTACGAGTCATTCAGAGGAATCTTGTGTATGTTGTGGGTCTGCCACTGAATTTTGCCGATGATGAT CTACTTCAGCGCCGAGAATATTTTGGTCAGTATGGGAAGGTGCTGAAGGTGTCAATATCTCGAACAGCGACTGGGACTATACAACAGTTTGCAAATAGTACATGCAGTGT ATATATAACATATTCAAAGGAGGAGGAGGCAGTCCGATGTATTCAGTTGGTACATGGATTTGCTCTGGATGGTAAACCATTGAG GGCATGCTTTGGGACCACAAAATACTGTCATGCATGGCTGAGAAATATG CCTTGCAGCAACCCAGATTGTCTGTATTTGCATGACATTGGCTCACAAGACGATAGTTTTACGAAGGATGAAGTCATATCTGAACACACAAG GAGTAGAATCCAACAAGTCACCAGTTCCTCAATTAGTATCCAACGGCGTTCAGGAAACGTATTACCTCCTCCAGGAGATGATTACTGCAATAATAACAGCTCGACGTCTTCGGTGAAGCCTCTTGCTAAAACTGCTATTAATACAAAT AATTCAGTAACGAGTTCTAGAAATTCTCCACCAAGTAGTAGCTCAGGGATATCTGCTGCTCTACCAGCTGGAGCATCATG GGGTGTACGTCCATCTGGTAATCAACCTTTGCTGACAAGCACATCGAGTTCCAGCAGACCATCTAATCAGAAAAATGACATGTGTAATGGTCCAGCAGCATTTTCTAAATCAGCCCCAAGTCAAGTTTCTTCGCTTCATAATGACACTGGGAAGAAAAGGGTGCCCAACGAAGGAAGCACCATTTCtcttgagaaaaataaaacagaaactTCTGGGCCAGTTAAAAAGGAAGCAAATACCGATGGAAGTATTGTTTCTGACACTTCCTCGACACCTGCATACATCACCAGTGTGCCCTTGAGCAGCCAGCTTCATAGCCCACCTAGAACGAGATCACTTCTAAATACTTCTAATATAGTTGATTCTTCTGCTTCATCTAACGGACTTGTATCAGATAAAGATCTGAAGGACTACATAGACAATAACATGGAGAATGTGTGCTCTGATGTATTATCATTGAGCAttcaagaaaatcaacattcacaaaacaacaatGTTGAGAAAATTAGAGAATCATCAGTTTGTGAGACTTCTGGAGAAGATAAGAGTACCACTGATGTGGTACACATTGCAAATGTCCAGTCTGATTCTAGATTGGGAAGGCCTGATGAAGAAACTAAAATCGACTTGCCTGAACTGGACAATGATTTGTTATCTTTTCATAGCCAGAGGATTAAGGATCCTGAGATTGCTTCGAGTAGAACACCAGAGTTTTTTGATGCACTTAATCTAAAGCGTTCTGATTTTATTTCTCCTGCATTTGACAATGCTAATGGTTTAACTGGTATTGGTTTTAATAGCCAGGCTGTACATAGAAGTGGTAACTTGATGGTATCAAGTTCTAATTCTCCAAGTGTGTATCTGGAGAATACATTCAGTAATGGTGCTGAAAATTCCAATTTGTCTCtgagaaaagagaaaatgtcTCAGCTTGCGAGATATGAAACTGAAGTAGGCAGTGGTGTGCCTGCTATTGATACAGGGGAGAGCAGcatcatatcaaatattttgtcaCTGGACTTTGACTCATGGGATGAGTCTGTAAGTTCACCTCAGAACCTGGCTAAGTTGATAGGTGAAACTGACAGACGGCAGGGGTCTTTTGGAGCACCAGGTTCCTGGAAAACTCAGAATAGCAGTCAATCAAGATTCTCATTTGCTAGAGAGGAGGAAGCTATGAGCCATTTTCCTGAACAATCTATTGATTACCATGAACAAGCCTTGAAGCAGCATCTTTTTGGCCATAATTTCGCAGGCAGCAACAGATTCAATGTTGAGAAGTTTGTTAGTACAAATGGTTTACCTTTTTCCAGTGGCACAGAGCAGGATTATTTTGCTAACAACGTTTCTCATTATTCTTCCAACAAGCTTCCTA TTTCAAGGCCTCATGTATCTGCGCCTCCAGGATTTTCGGCTCCTAGTAGGGCAGCAGCACCTCCAGGCTTTACTTCTCATGCACGGACAGAGCAATTTTTTGAATCACACTCTG GTCATGCGGTTGAGGCTACCTCTTTATTAAGAAATCAGTATCAAACACCCCCAAGTGGTGATACTTATTCTAATGGTGATATAGAATTTATGGATCCTGCTATTTTGGCTGTTGGCAAAGGGACATTTGCAAGTGGCATCGACAATATGGGCCTAGACATAAGATCCAATTTTTCTCCACAGTTCAATGCATATGATGAGGCCAGATTCCAATCAATTTTACAAAGATCTTTTCCTCCACATCACAACCAAAGATTTAGTGACCTTGGCGACAATCTTTCAACCCTTGGTGATACTCATGGAATTCCATCTAGGGTTGCCGAGCAGACACTAACCAATAATCACTCTCCATTTTCTCAATTCAACCTTCAGCAGTATAGAAATGGAGCAACTTCTAATGGTCAATGGGATGGGTGGAATGAATCCCAGAGTATGAATAATTTGAGTATAGATGAACTGCTCAGAGCCGAGAGGTTGAGACTTAGCAGCAATTTGTACGGTGGCTATGAAGAATCCAAGATGAGGATGCCAG GTTGGTGGAGGATCAAATCTTCTCATATGGAGTCCAGAAGCCAGCAG AAATTTCAGGTGAGAGTTCTCTGA
- the LOC125186366 gene encoding uncharacterized protein LOC125186366 isoform X2 produces MSDEGEKTCPLCAEEMDLTDQQLKPCKCGYECICSNANPVPSMHWTTICVWCWHHIMDMAEKDETEGRCPACRTAYNKEKIVGTTAKCERLVSEMSVEKKVKSQKGKSKGLEGRKQLGSVRVIQRNLVYVVGLPLNFADDDLLQRREYFGQYGKVLKVSISRTATGTIQQFANSTCSVYITYSKEEEAVRCIQLVHGFALDGKPLRACFGTTKYCHAWLRNMPCSNPDCLYLHDIGSQDDSFTKDEVISEHTRSRIQQVTSSSISIQRRSGNVLPPPGDDYCNNNSSTSSVKPLAKTAINTNNSVTSSRNSPPSSSSGISAALPAGASWGVRPSGNQPLLTSTSSSSRPSNQKNDMCNGPAAFSKSAPSQVSSLHNDTGKKRVPNEGSTISLEKNKTETSGPVKKEANTDGSIVSDTSSTPAYITSVPLSSQLHSPPRTRSLLNTSNIVDSSASSNGLVSDKDLKDYIDNNMENVCSDVLSLSIQENQHSQNNNVEKIRESSVCETSGEDKSTTDVVHIANVQSDSRLGRPDEETKIDLPELDNDLLSFHSQRIKDPEIASSRTPEFFDALNLKRSDFISPAFDNANGLTGIGFNSQAVHRSGNLMVSSSNSPSVYLENTFSNGAENSNLSLRKEKMSQLARYETEVGSGVPAIDTGESSIISNILSLDFDSWDESVSSPQNLAKLIGETDRRQGSFGAPGSWKTQNSSQSRFSFAREEEAMSHFPEQSIDYHEQALKQHLFGHNFAGSNRFNVEKFVSTNGLPFSSGTEQDYFANNVSHYSSNKLPISRPHVSAPPGFSAPSRAAAPPGFTSHARTEQFFESHSGHAVEATSLLRNQYQTPPSGDTYSNGDIEFMDPAILAVGKGTFASGIDNMGLDIRSNFSPQFNAYDEARFQSILQRSFPPHHNQRFSDLGDNLSTLGDTHGIPSRVAEQTLTNNHSPFSQFNLQQYRNGATSNGQWDGWNESQSMNNLSIDELLRAERLRLSSNLYGGYEESKMRMPGWWRIKSSHMESRSQQKFQVRVL; encoded by the exons ATGAGCGACGAAGGAGAGAAGACTTGCCCCCTCTGTGCTGAGGAGATGGATTTAACTGATCAGCAGTTGAAGCCTTGCAAGTGTGGCTATGAG TGTATCTGTTCAAATGCGAATCCTGTACCATCTATGCACTGGACAACA ATTTGTGTTTGGTGTTGGCATCATATTATGGATATGGCTGAGAAAGATGAGACTGAAGGGCGCTGTCCAGCATGTCGTACTGCTTATAACAAAGAAAAGATTGTTGGAACCACTGCAAAATGTGAAAG ATTGGTGTCAGAGATGAGTGTGGAGAAAAAGGTAAAGTCACAGAAGGGAAAGAGCAAAGGCTTGGAAGGACGGAAGCAACTTGGCAGTGTACGAGTCATTCAGAGGAATCTTGTGTATGTTGTGGGTCTGCCACTGAATTTTGCCGATGATGAT CTACTTCAGCGCCGAGAATATTTTGGTCAGTATGGGAAGGTGCTGAAGGTGTCAATATCTCGAACAGCGACTGGGACTATACAACAGTTTGCAAATAGTACATGCAGTGT ATATATAACATATTCAAAGGAGGAGGAGGCAGTCCGATGTATTCAGTTGGTACATGGATTTGCTCTGGATGGTAAACCATTGAG GGCATGCTTTGGGACCACAAAATACTGTCATGCATGGCTGAGAAATATG CCTTGCAGCAACCCAGATTGTCTGTATTTGCATGACATTGGCTCACAAGACGATAGTTTTACGAAGGATGAAGTCATATCTGAACACACAAG GAGTAGAATCCAACAAGTCACCAGTTCCTCAATTAGTATCCAACGGCGTTCAGGAAACGTATTACCTCCTCCAGGAGATGATTACTGCAATAATAACAGCTCGACGTCTTCGGTGAAGCCTCTTGCTAAAACTGCTATTAATACAAAT AATTCAGTAACGAGTTCTAGAAATTCTCCACCAAGTAGTAGCTCAGGGATATCTGCTGCTCTACCAGCTGGAGCATCATG GGGTGTACGTCCATCTGGTAATCAACCTTTGCTGACAAGCACATCGAGTTCCAGCAGACCATCTAATCAGAAAAATGACATGTGTAATGGTCCAGCAGCATTTTCTAAATCAGCCCCAAGTCAAGTTTCTTCGCTTCATAATGACACTGGGAAGAAAAGGGTGCCCAACGAAGGAAGCACCATTTCtcttgagaaaaataaaacagaaactTCTGGGCCAGTTAAAAAGGAAGCAAATACCGATGGAAGTATTGTTTCTGACACTTCCTCGACACCTGCATACATCACCAGTGTGCCCTTGAGCAGCCAGCTTCATAGCCCACCTAGAACGAGATCACTTCTAAATACTTCTAATATAGTTGATTCTTCTGCTTCATCTAACGGACTTGTATCAGATAAAGATCTGAAGGACTACATAGACAATAACATGGAGAATGTGTGCTCTGATGTATTATCATTGAGCAttcaagaaaatcaacattcacaaaacaacaatGTTGAGAAAATTAGAGAATCATCAGTTTGTGAGACTTCTGGAGAAGATAAGAGTACCACTGATGTGGTACACATTGCAAATGTCCAGTCTGATTCTAGATTGGGAAGGCCTGATGAAGAAACTAAAATCGACTTGCCTGAACTGGACAATGATTTGTTATCTTTTCATAGCCAGAGGATTAAGGATCCTGAGATTGCTTCGAGTAGAACACCAGAGTTTTTTGATGCACTTAATCTAAAGCGTTCTGATTTTATTTCTCCTGCATTTGACAATGCTAATGGTTTAACTGGTATTGGTTTTAATAGCCAGGCTGTACATAGAAGTGGTAACTTGATGGTATCAAGTTCTAATTCTCCAAGTGTGTATCTGGAGAATACATTCAGTAATGGTGCTGAAAATTCCAATTTGTCTCtgagaaaagagaaaatgtcTCAGCTTGCGAGATATGAAACTGAAGTAGGCAGTGGTGTGCCTGCTATTGATACAGGGGAGAGCAGcatcatatcaaatattttgtcaCTGGACTTTGACTCATGGGATGAGTCTGTAAGTTCACCTCAGAACCTGGCTAAGTTGATAGGTGAAACTGACAGACGGCAGGGGTCTTTTGGAGCACCAGGTTCCTGGAAAACTCAGAATAGCAGTCAATCAAGATTCTCATTTGCTAGAGAGGAGGAAGCTATGAGCCATTTTCCTGAACAATCTATTGATTACCATGAACAAGCCTTGAAGCAGCATCTTTTTGGCCATAATTTCGCAGGCAGCAACAGATTCAATGTTGAGAAGTTTGTTAGTACAAATGGTTTACCTTTTTCCAGTGGCACAGAGCAGGATTATTTTGCTAACAACGTTTCTCATTATTCTTCCAACAAGCTTCCTA TTTCAAGGCCTCATGTATCTGCGCCTCCAGGATTTTCGGCTCCTAGTAGGGCAGCAGCACCTCCAGGCTTTACTTCTCATGCACGGACAGAGCAATTTTTTGAATCACACTCTG GTCATGCGGTTGAGGCTACCTCTTTATTAAGAAATCAGTATCAAACACCCCCAAGTGGTGATACTTATTCTAATGGTGATATAGAATTTATGGATCCTGCTATTTTGGCTGTTGGCAAAGGGACATTTGCAAGTGGCATCGACAATATGGGCCTAGACATAAGATCCAATTTTTCTCCACAGTTCAATGCATATGATGAGGCCAGATTCCAATCAATTTTACAAAGATCTTTTCCTCCACATCACAACCAAAGATTTAGTGACCTTGGCGACAATCTTTCAACCCTTGGTGATACTCATGGAATTCCATCTAGGGTTGCCGAGCAGACACTAACCAATAATCACTCTCCATTTTCTCAATTCAACCTTCAGCAGTATAGAAATGGAGCAACTTCTAATGGTCAATGGGATGGGTGGAATGAATCCCAGAGTATGAATAATTTGAGTATAGATGAACTGCTCAGAGCCGAGAGGTTGAGACTTAGCAGCAATTTGTACGGTGGCTATGAAGAATCCAAGATGAGGATGCCAG GTTGGTGGAGGATCAAATCTTCTCATATGGAGTCCAGAAGCCAGCAG AAATTTCAGGTGAGAGTTCTCTGA
- the LOC125186366 gene encoding uncharacterized protein LOC125186366 isoform X5: MSDEGEKTCPLCAEEMDLTDQQLKPCKCGYEICVWCWHHIMDMAEKDETEGRCPACRTAYNKEKIVGTTAKCERLVSEMSVEKKVKSQKGKSKGLEGRKQLGSVRVIQRNLVYVVGLPLNFADDDLLQRREYFGQYGKVLKVSISRTATGTIQQFANSTCSVYITYSKEEEAVRCIQLVHGFALDGKPLRACFGTTKYCHAWLRNMPCSNPDCLYLHDIGSQDDSFTKDEVISEHTRSRIQQVTSSSISIQRRSGNVLPPPGDDYCNNNSSTSSVKPLAKTAINTNNSVTSSRNSPPSSSSGISAALPAGASWGVRPSGNQPLLTSTSSSSRPSNQKNDMCNGPAAFSKSAPSQVSSLHNDTGKKRVPNEGSTISLEKNKTETSGPVKKEANTDGSIVSDTSSTPAYITSVPLSSQLHSPPRTRSLLNTSNIVDSSASSNGLVSDKDLKDYIDNNMENVCSDVLSLSIQENQHSQNNNVEKIRESSVCETSGEDKSTTDVVHIANVQSDSRLGRPDEETKIDLPELDNDLLSFHSQRIKDPEIASSRTPEFFDALNLKRSDFISPAFDNANGLTGIGFNSQAVHRSGNLMVSSSNSPSVYLENTFSNGAENSNLSLRKEKMSQLARYETEVGSGVPAIDTGESSIISNILSLDFDSWDESVSSPQNLAKLIGETDRRQGSFGAPGSWKTQNSSQSRFSFAREEEAMSHFPEQSIDYHEQALKQHLFGHNFAGSNRFNVEKFVSTNGLPFSSGTEQDYFANNVSHYSSNKLPISRPHVSAPPGFSAPSRAAAPPGFTSHARTEQFFESHSGHAVEATSLLRNQYQTPPSGDTYSNGDIEFMDPAILAVGKGTFASGIDNMGLDIRSNFSPQFNAYDEARFQSILQRSFPPHHNQRFSDLGDNLSTLGDTHGIPSRVAEQTLTNNHSPFSQFNLQQYRNGATSNGQWDGWNESQSMNNLSIDELLRAERLRLSSNLYGGYEESKMRMPGWWRIKSSHMESRSQQKFQVRVL, encoded by the exons ATGAGCGACGAAGGAGAGAAGACTTGCCCCCTCTGTGCTGAGGAGATGGATTTAACTGATCAGCAGTTGAAGCCTTGCAAGTGTGGCTATGAG ATTTGTGTTTGGTGTTGGCATCATATTATGGATATGGCTGAGAAAGATGAGACTGAAGGGCGCTGTCCAGCATGTCGTACTGCTTATAACAAAGAAAAGATTGTTGGAACCACTGCAAAATGTGAAAG ATTGGTGTCAGAGATGAGTGTGGAGAAAAAGGTAAAGTCACAGAAGGGAAAGAGCAAAGGCTTGGAAGGACGGAAGCAACTTGGCAGTGTACGAGTCATTCAGAGGAATCTTGTGTATGTTGTGGGTCTGCCACTGAATTTTGCCGATGATGAT CTACTTCAGCGCCGAGAATATTTTGGTCAGTATGGGAAGGTGCTGAAGGTGTCAATATCTCGAACAGCGACTGGGACTATACAACAGTTTGCAAATAGTACATGCAGTGT ATATATAACATATTCAAAGGAGGAGGAGGCAGTCCGATGTATTCAGTTGGTACATGGATTTGCTCTGGATGGTAAACCATTGAG GGCATGCTTTGGGACCACAAAATACTGTCATGCATGGCTGAGAAATATG CCTTGCAGCAACCCAGATTGTCTGTATTTGCATGACATTGGCTCACAAGACGATAGTTTTACGAAGGATGAAGTCATATCTGAACACACAAG GAGTAGAATCCAACAAGTCACCAGTTCCTCAATTAGTATCCAACGGCGTTCAGGAAACGTATTACCTCCTCCAGGAGATGATTACTGCAATAATAACAGCTCGACGTCTTCGGTGAAGCCTCTTGCTAAAACTGCTATTAATACAAAT AATTCAGTAACGAGTTCTAGAAATTCTCCACCAAGTAGTAGCTCAGGGATATCTGCTGCTCTACCAGCTGGAGCATCATG GGGTGTACGTCCATCTGGTAATCAACCTTTGCTGACAAGCACATCGAGTTCCAGCAGACCATCTAATCAGAAAAATGACATGTGTAATGGTCCAGCAGCATTTTCTAAATCAGCCCCAAGTCAAGTTTCTTCGCTTCATAATGACACTGGGAAGAAAAGGGTGCCCAACGAAGGAAGCACCATTTCtcttgagaaaaataaaacagaaactTCTGGGCCAGTTAAAAAGGAAGCAAATACCGATGGAAGTATTGTTTCTGACACTTCCTCGACACCTGCATACATCACCAGTGTGCCCTTGAGCAGCCAGCTTCATAGCCCACCTAGAACGAGATCACTTCTAAATACTTCTAATATAGTTGATTCTTCTGCTTCATCTAACGGACTTGTATCAGATAAAGATCTGAAGGACTACATAGACAATAACATGGAGAATGTGTGCTCTGATGTATTATCATTGAGCAttcaagaaaatcaacattcacaaaacaacaatGTTGAGAAAATTAGAGAATCATCAGTTTGTGAGACTTCTGGAGAAGATAAGAGTACCACTGATGTGGTACACATTGCAAATGTCCAGTCTGATTCTAGATTGGGAAGGCCTGATGAAGAAACTAAAATCGACTTGCCTGAACTGGACAATGATTTGTTATCTTTTCATAGCCAGAGGATTAAGGATCCTGAGATTGCTTCGAGTAGAACACCAGAGTTTTTTGATGCACTTAATCTAAAGCGTTCTGATTTTATTTCTCCTGCATTTGACAATGCTAATGGTTTAACTGGTATTGGTTTTAATAGCCAGGCTGTACATAGAAGTGGTAACTTGATGGTATCAAGTTCTAATTCTCCAAGTGTGTATCTGGAGAATACATTCAGTAATGGTGCTGAAAATTCCAATTTGTCTCtgagaaaagagaaaatgtcTCAGCTTGCGAGATATGAAACTGAAGTAGGCAGTGGTGTGCCTGCTATTGATACAGGGGAGAGCAGcatcatatcaaatattttgtcaCTGGACTTTGACTCATGGGATGAGTCTGTAAGTTCACCTCAGAACCTGGCTAAGTTGATAGGTGAAACTGACAGACGGCAGGGGTCTTTTGGAGCACCAGGTTCCTGGAAAACTCAGAATAGCAGTCAATCAAGATTCTCATTTGCTAGAGAGGAGGAAGCTATGAGCCATTTTCCTGAACAATCTATTGATTACCATGAACAAGCCTTGAAGCAGCATCTTTTTGGCCATAATTTCGCAGGCAGCAACAGATTCAATGTTGAGAAGTTTGTTAGTACAAATGGTTTACCTTTTTCCAGTGGCACAGAGCAGGATTATTTTGCTAACAACGTTTCTCATTATTCTTCCAACAAGCTTCCTA TTTCAAGGCCTCATGTATCTGCGCCTCCAGGATTTTCGGCTCCTAGTAGGGCAGCAGCACCTCCAGGCTTTACTTCTCATGCACGGACAGAGCAATTTTTTGAATCACACTCTG GTCATGCGGTTGAGGCTACCTCTTTATTAAGAAATCAGTATCAAACACCCCCAAGTGGTGATACTTATTCTAATGGTGATATAGAATTTATGGATCCTGCTATTTTGGCTGTTGGCAAAGGGACATTTGCAAGTGGCATCGACAATATGGGCCTAGACATAAGATCCAATTTTTCTCCACAGTTCAATGCATATGATGAGGCCAGATTCCAATCAATTTTACAAAGATCTTTTCCTCCACATCACAACCAAAGATTTAGTGACCTTGGCGACAATCTTTCAACCCTTGGTGATACTCATGGAATTCCATCTAGGGTTGCCGAGCAGACACTAACCAATAATCACTCTCCATTTTCTCAATTCAACCTTCAGCAGTATAGAAATGGAGCAACTTCTAATGGTCAATGGGATGGGTGGAATGAATCCCAGAGTATGAATAATTTGAGTATAGATGAACTGCTCAGAGCCGAGAGGTTGAGACTTAGCAGCAATTTGTACGGTGGCTATGAAGAATCCAAGATGAGGATGCCAG GTTGGTGGAGGATCAAATCTTCTCATATGGAGTCCAGAAGCCAGCAG AAATTTCAGGTGAGAGTTCTCTGA